A DNA window from Candidatus Wallbacteria bacterium contains the following coding sequences:
- a CDS encoding BMP family ABC transporter substrate-binding protein, producing MRDFNTILLTLFLGFYFTAWGAPEATKTQENMVTGAISDLKATPDNVKKIKAGFIYVGPVGDYGWSNAHEMGRQYVMKKFPWLQSMIVESVPEADSSRVIDRLVREEKCDVVFTTSFGYQDATADAAKRYPDKIFMHCSGYKRDKNLGTYFAELYQPYYLCGLMAGALTKTGKAGYIGAQPIPEVIRHINAFALGVRDANPKAKVQVKWLFSWYDPAKAKEAAEALVAEGCDALSFTEDSPAVIQVGEEHTKAGKPVYTFSHYSPMQKFGPDSVVSGQLVDWGVMYETILNKIHDNKWDNSDYWWLLREKAAILGGDYQNRINPKFVDLLKGITREVATLGTVSVYDLVEKRLSQMSADTIEFEPFTGPIKDQSGAVKIPEGQKEDHDMLWSMNWFVENVEGAIPK from the coding sequence ATGAGAGACTTCAACACCATCCTGCTGACACTGTTCCTGGGATTCTATTTCACAGCCTGGGGAGCGCCGGAAGCAACGAAAACACAGGAAAACATGGTTACCGGCGCAATTTCGGATCTCAAAGCCACTCCAGACAATGTAAAGAAAATCAAGGCCGGCTTCATCTATGTGGGGCCTGTGGGAGACTATGGCTGGTCCAATGCCCATGAAATGGGCCGGCAGTATGTGATGAAAAAATTCCCCTGGCTTCAGTCCATGATCGTGGAATCAGTGCCTGAAGCAGACTCGTCCCGCGTGATCGACAGACTGGTAAGGGAAGAGAAATGCGATGTGGTCTTTACCACCAGTTTCGGTTACCAGGATGCCACCGCAGATGCAGCCAAACGCTATCCTGACAAGATCTTCATGCACTGCTCAGGCTATAAGCGCGACAAGAATCTGGGCACCTATTTCGCAGAACTCTATCAGCCTTATTATCTTTGCGGCCTGATGGCAGGAGCGCTCACAAAAACAGGCAAAGCAGGCTATATCGGAGCCCAGCCGATCCCTGAAGTCATCCGCCATATCAATGCCTTTGCGCTGGGAGTCCGCGACGCCAATCCCAAGGCAAAAGTGCAGGTGAAATGGCTGTTTTCCTGGTATGATCCTGCCAAAGCCAAGGAAGCCGCTGAAGCGCTGGTTGCAGAAGGCTGCGACGCCTTGTCCTTCACCGAGGATTCTCCTGCAGTGATCCAGGTGGGGGAAGAGCATACCAAGGCAGGTAAACCGGTTTATACCTTCAGCCATTACAGCCCGATGCAGAAATTCGGTCCGGACTCAGTGGTATCCGGCCAGCTCGTGGACTGGGGCGTGATGTATGAAACGATCCTGAACAAAATCCATGACAATAAATGGGACAACAGCGATTACTGGTGGCTGCTCAGGGAAAAGGCTGCCATATTGGGCGGGGATTATCAGAACCGCATCAACCCGAAATTCGTGGATCTACTCAAGGGGATCACCAGGGAAGTCGCCACACTCGGCACAGTCAGCGTTTACGACCTGGTGGAAAAGCGGCTTTCCCAGATGAGCGCAGACACAATAGAATTCGAGCCTTTCACTGGCCCGATCAAGGATCAGTCCGGGGCAGTCAAGATCCCTGAAGGCCAGAAGGAAGACCATGACATGCTCTGGAGCATGAACTGGTTCGTGGAGAATGTAGAAGGCGCGATACCTAAGTAA
- a CDS encoding DUF4097 family beta strand repeat-containing protein: MKKVMLILAILIIALAIGFIASSSNSNSSGNSGVEAPGSSGTPGELNQEQSTAAEGVDELTITTVSSNLIIIPVETSEIRAVFSGKSGISIPAGKAPSLELEKAGNKVQIRLKYPGNTEVSFFSINFDSRLEIYLPDRSFAKITADTVSGNIECPRIAARNLSMTTVSGGMNLGLIVAENARFSTNSGDLLFTRISAVTTNSSSISGRLRFDELLSDESSLTTTSGQIGISQFKGKLGLKTVSGDADLTLTGGSVEISCEAVSGSLKLAFSNPAGFKADLSSMSGEITCGFELTDEKKDLKELTGSFGDGSGTVKMKTVSGNILLKNTKN; the protein is encoded by the coding sequence TACTCGCAATTCTGATCATTGCCCTGGCTATCGGATTCATCGCTTCGTCTTCAAATAGTAATTCGTCCGGCAACTCAGGTGTTGAAGCTCCTGGTTCTTCCGGAACCCCGGGAGAATTAAACCAGGAACAGTCAACTGCAGCCGAAGGAGTAGATGAACTGACAATTACAACCGTCTCATCCAACCTGATAATCATTCCGGTAGAAACTTCTGAGATCAGGGCTGTATTCAGCGGAAAGAGCGGCATCAGCATTCCAGCTGGGAAAGCGCCCAGCCTGGAACTGGAGAAGGCGGGAAACAAGGTCCAGATCAGGTTGAAATATCCCGGAAATACTGAAGTTTCATTTTTCAGCATCAATTTTGATTCCAGACTGGAAATTTATCTGCCTGACCGGTCATTCGCTAAAATTACGGCAGATACTGTTTCCGGCAACATCGAATGCCCGAGAATCGCAGCCAGGAATCTGTCTATGACCACTGTTTCCGGTGGAATGAATCTCGGACTGATCGTGGCTGAGAACGCCAGGTTCAGCACTAACAGCGGTGATCTGCTTTTTACTAGAATTTCGGCGGTTACAACGAACAGCAGTTCGATTTCAGGCAGACTGAGATTCGACGAACTGCTCTCTGATGAGTCCAGTTTGACCACTACCAGCGGACAGATTGGTATTTCTCAATTCAAAGGGAAACTGGGGCTGAAGACAGTTTCCGGCGACGCTGACCTGACCCTGACCGGCGGCTCGGTCGAAATATCCTGTGAGGCAGTCTCAGGCAGTCTGAAGCTGGCTTTTTCCAATCCTGCAGGATTCAAGGCTGATCTTTCCTCCATGTCTGGCGAGATTACCTGCGGGTTCGAGCTGACCGACGAAAAGAAGGATCTGAAAGAGCTGACAGGCAGCTTCGGCGACGGCAGCGGCACTGTAAAAATGAAGACTGTTTCAGGGAATATTTTACTAAAAAATACGAAGAATTAA